A region from the Sulfitobacter sp. D7 genome encodes:
- a CDS encoding Hpt domain-containing protein: MTKMLAELPGIERIRKRFVEMLDERQTLIATHGLAAWDGTTVDEIKGNLASAQAILHQIAGSAGSLGFEELGRLARQCETQIVEHLAGPRAERADCPIEIISELDGFVAHCRQQIDAQA; this comes from the coding sequence ATGACTAAAATGTTAGCTGAACTTCCCGGCATAGAGCGCATTCGCAAGCGCTTTGTCGAAATGCTGGACGAACGCCAGACGCTGATCGCAACCCATGGCTTGGCCGCTTGGGACGGGACGACCGTGGATGAGATCAAAGGCAATCTGGCCAGCGCGCAGGCCATTCTGCACCAGATCGCAGGCAGCGCCGGGTCGCTCGGCTTTGAAGAGCTTGGCCGTCTGGCGCGTCAGTGCGAAACCCAAATCGTCGAGCATCTCGCCGGACCTCGCGCCGAACGCGCGGATTGCCCGATCGAGATCATCTCGGAACTGGATGGTTTCGTCGCGCATTGCAGGCAGCAAATCGACGCCCAAGCCTAA
- a CDS encoding universal stress protein — protein MFTHILAPYDGSVNADRALMKAAEMANLTGAKVTLLTIYRHHSMLEASLSMVRVNDPGNIDDAMQAHATEIINHGKQLLKDAGVENVRAFVRSGRPARAVTEFAKKHDADLIVIGSRGLGATGDSYLLGSVSHKVTGLAKCPVLVV, from the coding sequence ATGTTCACCCATATCCTCGCCCCCTATGACGGCTCGGTGAATGCCGACCGCGCGCTGATGAAGGCGGCAGAGATGGCCAATCTGACCGGGGCGAAGGTAACGCTGCTGACGATCTACCGGCATCATTCGATGCTAGAGGCGTCGCTGTCGATGGTGCGGGTCAACGATCCCGGCAATATCGACGACGCGATGCAGGCCCACGCGACCGAGATCATCAACCACGGCAAACAACTGTTGAAAGACGCCGGCGTTGAGAATGTCCGCGCCTTTGTCCGCTCGGGCCGGCCTGCGCGCGCCGTCACCGAATTTGCCAAGAAACATGACGCTGATCTGATCGTCATCGGTTCGCGCGGTTTGGGCGCGACAGGCGATAGCTATCTGCTGGGTTCAGTGTCACACAAGGTCACGGGGCTCGCGAAATGCCCCGTGCTTGTAGTCTAG
- a CDS encoding TRAP transporter large permease, translating to MAATIFSIMVVLLLLGFPMMIPLIVGAFVGFYSLFGGFGQLETMVQQMMAGVRPASLIAVPMFIFAADIMTRGQSAGRLIDMVMSFVGHMKGGLAVATAAACTMFGAVSGSTQATVVAVGSPLRPRMLKAGYKDSFVLALIVNSSDIAFLIPPSIGMIIYGVVSNTSIAELFIAGIGPGLLILALFSIYSVIYAYRHNVPTEEKATWGERARAVQQALWPLGFPAIIIGGIYGGVFSPTEAAAACVLYAIFLEMIVFREIDFAGIYETAKSTGLITAVVFILVAAGAAFSWVISFAQIPQAVLAGIGIDSMGPIGVLFVISIAFFIGCMFVDPIVVILVFVPIFAPVVDSVGLDPVLVGTVITLQVAIGSATPPFGCDIFTAIAVFKRPYMEVIRGTPPFIVMLLSVSVALIFFPQIALFLRDLAFSK from the coding sequence ATGGCTGCTACCATTTTCTCCATCATGGTCGTCCTGCTGCTGCTGGGCTTTCCCATGATGATCCCGCTGATCGTCGGCGCATTTGTCGGTTTCTATTCGCTCTTCGGCGGCTTCGGCCAGTTAGAGACGATGGTGCAACAGATGATGGCGGGCGTCCGGCCCGCTTCGCTGATCGCCGTGCCGATGTTTATCTTTGCCGCCGATATCATGACACGCGGCCAGTCCGCCGGGCGGCTGATTGATATGGTGATGTCCTTCGTGGGTCACATGAAGGGCGGTCTTGCGGTTGCCACGGCGGCGGCCTGTACCATGTTCGGCGCGGTCTCGGGCTCCACTCAGGCGACGGTCGTCGCCGTCGGCTCCCCCCTGCGGCCCCGGATGCTCAAGGCCGGGTACAAAGATAGTTTTGTGCTGGCGCTGATCGTGAACTCCTCCGACATCGCTTTCCTGATCCCGCCCTCCATCGGCATGATCATTTACGGCGTCGTCTCCAACACGTCGATTGCTGAACTGTTCATCGCGGGCATTGGGCCGGGGCTGCTGATCCTTGCGCTGTTTTCGATCTATTCGGTGATCTACGCCTACCGCCACAACGTCCCCACCGAAGAGAAAGCTACATGGGGCGAGCGCGCACGCGCGGTACAACAAGCGCTTTGGCCGCTGGGTTTTCCGGCGATCATCATCGGCGGCATCTACGGCGGGGTCTTCTCTCCGACCGAGGCGGCAGCGGCCTGTGTGCTTTATGCCATCTTCCTTGAGATGATCGTCTTTCGTGAGATCGACTTTGCGGGCATCTATGAGACGGCGAAATCCACCGGGCTTATCACCGCCGTGGTCTTCATTCTTGTTGCGGCAGGCGCGGCCTTCTCTTGGGTGATCTCTTTCGCGCAAATCCCGCAGGCGGTTTTGGCGGGCATCGGGATCGACAGCATGGGGCCAATCGGCGTGCTCTTCGTCATCTCCATCGCCTTCTTCATCGGCTGTATGTTCGTGGACCCGATCGTGGTGATCCTCGTCTTCGTGCCGATCTTTGCACCGGTGGTCGACTCGGTCGGCCTTGATCCCGTGCTGGTCGGGACAGTCATCACGCTGCAAGTCGCCATCGGTTCGGCCACGCCGCCCTTTGGTTGTGACATCTTCACCGCCATCGCGGTCTTCAAACGACCCTATATGGAGGTTATCCGCGGCACCCCGCCCTTCATCGTCATGCTGCTCAGCGTGTCTGTCGCGTTGATTTTCTTCCCACAGATCGCCCTATTCCTGCGCGATCTGGCCTTTTCGAAATAA
- a CDS encoding response regulator, which produces MKILAVDDDPIILELLGQFVEIIGAHELTTAPSALHAVDMLGDPDLGPIDCFMLDIQMPGMDGIELAQHIRNSARHADTPILMLTAMSDKRYIDAAFAAGATDYVTKPFEIAELKSRIGLVEGMVKERQQRTKKIFAAKTIADQATHMELFEPVPIYDVDNVIDYTAMENYVAQLSRSALFGSTAFAFTIREVDAFHATMTSFEFYSLVSDVAEILSDTLVDHQVLMSYAGNGTFVCVTESGWRPNMGGLMDAVNLELSQTELFDNNGERVHPRVSAGEAVRLIWKSGNSVMDALAQAHASAEAASEAHTKSLNDFWQNDQQA; this is translated from the coding sequence ATGAAAATTCTGGCGGTGGATGACGACCCGATTATCCTCGAATTGCTCGGGCAATTTGTAGAGATTATCGGTGCGCATGAACTAACGACCGCCCCATCTGCTCTGCATGCGGTCGATATGTTGGGGGATCCCGACCTCGGTCCGATTGATTGCTTCATGCTTGATATTCAGATGCCGGGCATGGACGGGATCGAACTGGCGCAGCACATTCGCAACTCGGCGCGCCATGCCGATACGCCAATTTTGATGCTCACCGCGATGTCCGACAAACGCTATATCGACGCGGCCTTTGCCGCCGGGGCAACCGACTATGTGACCAAGCCTTTTGAGATTGCCGAGCTGAAATCTCGCATCGGGCTGGTCGAAGGCATGGTGAAAGAGCGTCAGCAGCGGACCAAGAAGATTTTCGCCGCCAAGACCATCGCCGATCAGGCCACCCATATGGAGTTGTTCGAGCCGGTCCCGATCTACGACGTGGACAATGTGATCGACTACACCGCGATGGAAAACTACGTCGCGCAGCTGTCGCGCAGCGCGCTTTTCGGCTCCACCGCCTTTGCCTTTACCATCCGCGAGGTTGACGCCTTCCACGCGACGATGACCTCTTTCGAGTTCTATAGCCTTGTGTCCGATGTGGCCGAGATCCTGTCTGATACGCTTGTCGACCATCAGGTGCTCATGTCCTACGCGGGCAATGGCACTTTCGTGTGCGTTACGGAAAGCGGATGGCGTCCGAATATGGGCGGTTTGATGGATGCGGTTAACTTGGAGTTGTCTCAAACTGAATTGTTCGACAATAATGGCGAACGTGTTCACCCGCGTGTGAGCGCGGGGGAGGCCGTGCGGCTGATCTGGAAGAGCGGCAATTCCGTCATGGATGCGCTGGCGCAGGCTCATGCAAGCGCAGAAGCCGCCAGTGAGGCACATACGAAATCGCTCAATGACTTTTGGCAGAATGATCAACAGGCATGA
- a CDS encoding Lrp/AsnC family transcriptional regulator encodes MTIDKSDLRSHETGMSFVKLDKRDIAVLSILSREGRIAKSALADKVNLSPTACGERLARLESAGIITGYQAHVALRRIAPHVTVFVQAELGNHRAEAFQRFEAVIAQHDEIVQCWALGGGFDYLLQVVTRDIDSYQRLMDALLDQQAGLSRYFTYVVTKSVKSAPLPLSLLLPEDES; translated from the coding sequence ATGACAATTGACAAGTCTGACCTGCGCTCGCATGAAACTGGCATGAGCTTTGTCAAACTGGATAAACGCGATATCGCGGTGCTGTCGATCCTCTCTCGCGAGGGGCGCATCGCCAAATCTGCGCTTGCCGACAAGGTTAATCTTAGTCCCACCGCCTGCGGGGAACGGCTGGCGCGGTTGGAGTCTGCGGGCATCATCACCGGCTATCAGGCTCATGTCGCCCTGCGCCGCATCGCCCCGCATGTCACCGTCTTTGTGCAGGCCGAACTGGGCAACCACCGGGCCGAGGCGTTTCAACGCTTCGAGGCGGTGATCGCGCAGCATGATGAGATCGTGCAGTGCTGGGCTTTGGGTGGCGGTTTTGACTATCTGCTACAGGTCGTCACCCGCGACATCGACAGCTACCAACGTCTAATGGATGCGCTTTTGGATCAGCAGGCCGGGCTGAGCCGTTACTTTACCTATGTGGTAACCAAATCGGTCAAATCGGCACCGCTGCCTCTGTCGCTGCTCTTGCCCGAAGACGAAAGCTGA
- a CDS encoding TRAP transporter substrate-binding protein, with amino-acid sequence MAIFKTVITGGILAAVTSVAGAASADTWRYAFEEALDEVQGKYAQKFKEEVEANSDHEVQLFPYGTLGESVDTMEQAQAGILQFVDQSPGFTGALIPEAQVFFVPYLLPQDGEQLNEFFRTSKAINEMFPALYAEQGLELLKMFPEGEVCMTTQEPVKTPEDLNEVKFRVMTNPLLVESYKAFGATPTPLPWGEVYGAMQTGIIQGQENPGFYLESTKMYEVTDVITCIGHNNFTTAVMANKDFYDGLSDEDKEVVQNASDAAFDYILEYQSGLQEKSLENIAAAKPDMQINILSEEERQPFKDKAASVEEAFIEMTGDSGKENLEQFKADLEAVK; translated from the coding sequence ATGGCTATTTTTAAGACCGTAATCACCGGGGGTATCCTCGCAGCCGTGACGAGTGTCGCAGGCGCGGCTTCGGCAGACACATGGCGCTATGCCTTCGAAGAAGCACTCGACGAAGTGCAGGGCAAATACGCCCAGAAGTTCAAAGAAGAAGTCGAAGCGAACTCCGACCACGAAGTTCAGCTCTTCCCATACGGCACCTTGGGTGAATCCGTGGACACGATGGAGCAGGCACAGGCTGGCATCCTGCAGTTCGTCGACCAGTCGCCCGGCTTTACCGGCGCGCTGATCCCCGAGGCGCAGGTGTTCTTCGTGCCCTACCTGCTGCCGCAGGACGGTGAGCAACTCAACGAGTTTTTCCGCACCTCCAAGGCCATCAACGAGATGTTCCCCGCGCTCTATGCAGAGCAAGGTCTGGAACTGCTCAAGATGTTCCCCGAAGGCGAGGTCTGCATGACCACGCAAGAGCCGGTCAAAACGCCCGAAGACCTTAACGAGGTCAAGTTCCGCGTGATGACCAACCCGCTCTTGGTGGAAAGCTACAAGGCCTTCGGCGCGACACCGACACCGCTGCCATGGGGCGAGGTTTACGGCGCGATGCAGACCGGCATCATCCAAGGTCAGGAAAACCCCGGCTTCTATCTGGAATCCACCAAGATGTACGAGGTGACAGACGTCATCACCTGCATCGGCCACAACAACTTCACCACTGCTGTGATGGCCAACAAGGATTTCTATGACGGCCTGTCCGATGAGGACAAAGAGGTTGTGCAGAACGCTTCTGACGCGGCATTCGATTATATCCTCGAATACCAGTCCGGCCTGCAGGAAAAGTCGCTGGAAAACATCGCAGCGGCGAAGCCTGACATGCAGATCAACATCCTGTCCGAAGAAGAGCGCCAGCCCTTCAAAGACAAGGCTGCATCGGTCGAAGAAGCCTTCATCGAGATGACAGGCGACAGCGGCAAAGAGAACCTTGAGCAATTTAAGGCCGACCTCGAAGCCGTTAAGTAA
- a CDS encoding aspartate aminotransferase family protein — protein MLKNDMLEQWDRENFFHPSTHLAQHARGESPTRVIKTAKGSHITDRDGNQMLDAFAGLYCVNVGYGRTEIAEAIAEQAHELAYYHSYVGHGTEASITLSKMILDRAPEGMSKVYFGLGGSDANETNVKLIWYYNNILGRPEKKKIISRWRGYHGSGLVTGSLTGLELFHKKFDLPLAQVVHTDAPYYYRRPDANMSEAEFTAHLVGELEALIEREGADTIAAFIGEPVLGTGGIVPPPEGYWAAVQEVLNKHDILLVADEVVTGFGRLGSMFGSKHYGMKPDLITIAKGLTSAYAPLSGSIVGDKMWKVLEQGTDENGPIGHGWTYSAHPIGAAAGIANLKLIDDLKLIENASDVGGYLNAQMKAALGDHPKVGDIRGEGMLCAVELVEDRDGRTQFDPARKVVPTIVGDMLKAGVIARAMPQGDIIGFAPPFCLTREEADKVVGATAEAIKASLG, from the coding sequence ATGTTGAAGAACGATATGCTCGAACAATGGGACCGTGAAAATTTCTTTCACCCCTCCACCCATCTGGCGCAGCACGCGCGCGGCGAAAGCCCGACCCGTGTGATCAAGACCGCCAAAGGCAGCCATATCACCGACCGCGACGGCAACCAGATGCTCGACGCTTTTGCCGGCCTCTATTGCGTAAACGTGGGCTACGGCCGGACTGAGATCGCCGAGGCGATTGCCGAGCAGGCGCATGAACTGGCCTATTACCACTCCTATGTCGGCCACGGCACCGAGGCGAGCATCACGCTCAGCAAGATGATCCTCGACCGCGCGCCCGAAGGCATGAGCAAGGTTTATTTCGGCCTTGGTGGCTCGGACGCGAATGAGACCAACGTCAAGCTGATCTGGTATTACAACAACATCCTTGGCCGTCCTGAGAAGAAAAAGATCATCTCGCGCTGGCGTGGCTATCACGGGTCGGGTCTGGTGACTGGCTCGCTGACCGGATTGGAGCTGTTTCACAAGAAGTTCGACCTGCCGCTGGCACAGGTGGTGCACACCGACGCGCCCTATTACTACCGCCGCCCCGACGCCAACATGAGCGAAGCAGAGTTCACCGCGCATCTGGTGGGCGAATTGGAAGCGCTGATCGAACGCGAGGGCGCCGACACCATCGCGGCCTTCATCGGTGAGCCGGTTCTGGGCACCGGGGGCATCGTGCCGCCGCCCGAAGGCTATTGGGCTGCCGTGCAGGAAGTGCTGAACAAACACGACATCCTGCTGGTCGCGGATGAGGTTGTCACCGGCTTTGGCCGTCTGGGCAGCATGTTCGGCTCGAAACACTACGGCATGAAGCCGGACCTGATCACCATCGCCAAGGGCCTGACCTCGGCCTACGCGCCGCTTTCGGGTTCGATCGTGGGTGACAAAATGTGGAAGGTGCTGGAGCAGGGCACCGATGAAAACGGCCCCATCGGCCACGGCTGGACCTATTCGGCCCACCCCATCGGCGCGGCTGCGGGGATCGCGAACCTCAAGCTGATCGACGATCTGAAACTGATCGAGAATGCCTCGGACGTGGGGGGGTATCTCAATGCGCAGATGAAGGCGGCGTTGGGCGATCACCCCAAAGTGGGCGATATTCGCGGCGAAGGGATGCTCTGCGCCGTGGAATTGGTCGAAGACCGCGATGGCCGCACGCAGTTTGATCCGGCGCGCAAAGTGGTGCCGACCATCGTCGGCGATATGCTCAAGGCCGGGGTCATTGCCCGCGCCATGCCCCAAGGCGACATCATCGGCTTTGCGCCGCCCTTCTGCCTGACCCGCGAAGAAGCGGATAAGGTCGTGGGCGCCACCGCCGAGGCGATCAAGGCAAGCTTGGGCTAA
- the ehuR gene encoding MocR-like ectoine utilization transcription factor EhuR gives MTKWRPDPGSLTRPAYRSLVQTIETAIQNGVLKPGDRMPTQRQLAFDLSLSVQTVSRAYDKLVEAGKIVGEVGRGTFVRAASDDISMPFVSRKAAGRLLDMSILKPVLDHAHEEAMQKTLRAMARSLPRAMMGGFRQDLRAGDSSSAVRRWLSLCGLDLDGMAVIPTNGSTSAMTVAIMTAAQPGDLIVSEDIGHHTLRPLARFLGIRLQGVSVDAGGICPEALERVCAKEPVKAVYLIPNGANPLAFTMTESRRAAVIEVARRHDLLIIENQSWGPLQDAPPPPMATMAPERVLYFTSLTKCLMPGLRVGYLVVPDHLWASAANRHMVTSWMATNMMTEIAGRWIEEGTAQTLLNRQQLALRDRADFAANVFRGLDMRTSPNGLHLWLPCRDIYEEAELVKSIRESGVAVANGASFAIGPPDRHPGLRIAVGGQSFPEFARGIRMIDARLRNRGRPE, from the coding sequence ATGACAAAATGGCGCCCAGACCCCGGATCCCTGACCCGACCTGCCTACCGTTCACTCGTTCAGACGATTGAAACGGCGATTCAGAACGGTGTGCTCAAACCCGGAGACCGGATGCCGACGCAGCGGCAACTGGCGTTCGATTTGTCGCTTAGCGTGCAAACCGTCAGCCGCGCCTATGACAAGCTGGTCGAGGCGGGCAAGATCGTCGGAGAGGTAGGGCGCGGCACTTTCGTCCGCGCGGCGAGCGATGATATCTCCATGCCCTTCGTCAGCCGCAAGGCTGCCGGGCGGTTGCTGGACATGTCGATCCTGAAACCTGTGCTGGATCACGCCCATGAAGAGGCGATGCAAAAGACGCTCCGCGCCATGGCCCGCTCCCTGCCCCGCGCGATGATGGGCGGGTTTCGCCAAGACCTCCGCGCCGGAGACAGCAGCAGCGCGGTGCGGCGCTGGCTCTCGCTTTGCGGCCTTGATCTGGACGGGATGGCAGTGATCCCCACCAACGGCAGCACCAGCGCCATGACCGTCGCGATCATGACAGCCGCCCAACCCGGCGATCTGATCGTCAGCGAAGACATCGGCCATCACACCCTGCGCCCCCTCGCCCGCTTTTTGGGCATCCGCCTGCAAGGAGTAAGCGTCGACGCAGGTGGCATCTGCCCCGAGGCGCTGGAGCGGGTCTGCGCGAAAGAGCCTGTCAAAGCCGTCTACCTGATCCCGAATGGCGCCAACCCGCTGGCCTTTACCATGACCGAAAGCCGCCGCGCCGCGGTGATCGAGGTGGCGAGACGCCATGACCTGCTGATCATCGAGAACCAGTCATGGGGGCCGCTGCAAGACGCGCCGCCACCGCCGATGGCGACCATGGCGCCAGAACGGGTGCTCTATTTTACCAGCCTCACCAAATGCCTGATGCCGGGGTTGCGGGTCGGTTATCTGGTGGTGCCGGACCACCTTTGGGCCTCGGCGGCCAACCGGCATATGGTGACCAGTTGGATGGCCACCAATATGATGACCGAAATCGCCGGGCGCTGGATCGAGGAAGGCACCGCCCAAACCCTGCTCAACCGTCAACAACTGGCCCTGCGCGACCGCGCCGATTTCGCCGCCAACGTCTTTCGCGGGCTCGACATGCGCACCAGTCCAAACGGGCTGCATCTTTGGTTGCCCTGTCGTGACATTTACGAAGAGGCTGAACTGGTCAAATCCATCCGCGAGAGCGGCGTCGCCGTGGCCAATGGAGCCAGTTTCGCCATCGGCCCGCCAGACCGTCACCCCGGCCTGCGTATCGCCGTCGGGGGGCAATCCTTTCCTGAATTTGCCCGCGGGATTCGCATGATCGATGCAAGATTACGCAACAGGGGTAGGCCGGAGTGA
- a CDS encoding response regulator: MIKLLHVEDDADIREIALMALELSGDFDVVQCETGEAALNQVQSYTPDVILLDMMMPGMTGRQTLEKMREMDSLRDVPAIFMTARAQHNEIEELRDLGAADVISKPFDPIALADQVKAAMQAN, encoded by the coding sequence ATGATCAAACTGCTGCACGTCGAGGATGACGCCGATATTCGTGAAATCGCGCTGATGGCGCTTGAGCTAAGCGGCGATTTCGACGTCGTCCAATGCGAGACCGGGGAAGCGGCGCTGAATCAGGTTCAGTCCTATACGCCCGATGTGATCCTGCTCGATATGATGATGCCCGGCATGACCGGTCGCCAGACCCTTGAGAAGATGCGCGAAATGGATAGCCTGCGTGACGTTCCGGCGATCTTCATGACCGCCCGCGCCCAGCATAACGAGATCGAAGAGCTGCGCGATTTGGGGGCCGCTGACGTGATCAGCAAACCCTTCGACCCCATTGCTCTCGCGGATCAGGTCAAGGCGGCGATGCAGGCCAACTAG
- a CDS encoding TRAP transporter small permease, whose amino-acid sequence MTPVTEDNHSSQLQSQTDTTGTDDAPVGTYKSTLPGPLGTIDNAISWLESVMLAAGVLLMAANTIANVVGRFVFQSSIFFSEELNSILIIIITFAGISYAARHGRHIRMSAIFDALPPRPRKVLMIFIAFVTAVFMFGLAWYALQYIMTQAGRGRLLPALQVPVWWTLVWVPFGFFMTGLQYLLTAIKNIIEPDIYLSTSVLEGYDDNEREV is encoded by the coding sequence ATGACGCCGGTGACGGAAGACAACCACAGTTCGCAACTGCAATCGCAGACAGACACCACCGGCACTGATGACGCCCCCGTTGGCACCTACAAATCCACCCTACCCGGCCCGTTGGGCACAATCGACAACGCGATCAGCTGGCTTGAGTCTGTGATGCTCGCCGCTGGTGTTTTGTTGATGGCCGCCAATACGATTGCCAATGTGGTAGGTCGTTTCGTCTTTCAAAGCTCGATCTTCTTTTCCGAAGAATTGAACAGCATCCTGATCATTATCATCACTTTCGCAGGCATTTCCTATGCCGCGCGGCACGGGCGGCATATCCGCATGTCGGCAATTTTCGACGCCCTGCCCCCGCGCCCCCGTAAGGTGCTGATGATCTTCATCGCCTTCGTCACCGCCGTCTTCATGTTCGGCCTCGCGTGGTATGCGCTGCAATATATCATGACCCAAGCCGGGCGTGGCCGCCTGTTGCCTGCCCTGCAGGTTCCGGTCTGGTGGACGCTGGTCTGGGTGCCCTTCGGCTTCTTCATGACCGGGCTGCAATACCTGCTGACCGCCATCAAAAACATCATCGAGCCTGACATTTACCTGTCGACCAGCGTGCTGGAAGGCTACGACGACAACGAGCGGGAGGTCTAA
- a CDS encoding NAD-dependent succinate-semialdehyde dehydrogenase, giving the protein MTKMIPTPADGLPALTRGELARHFAYVGGAWVAGAQSDDFKVTDPASGAVLGSVAKLNADDSRAAVDAAHAAFPHWAGLLPQERGAILRRWRDLMLENREDLARIMTAEQGKPISESRGEIDYAASFFEFYSEEARRPNIEGVTSHLPDAEVEIWREPVGVAALITPWNFPSAMLTRKAGAALAAGCTVVAHPSAETPFSALALAELGEQAGLPKGVFNVVTGEAPEIVKPWMEDTRVRAISFTGSTEIGKLLYRQASDSVKRLVLELGGHAPFIMFDDADMDRAVEEAIKAKFATSGQDCLGANRFFIARDSYATFCARFTAATQALTVGVGADDPDIGPLMNEKAVAKQEEHVKDALDRGARLLCGGKRHAAGPLFFEPTVLADVPADALIMREETFGPVAAIAAFDSEDEAITRANDTEYGLVAYVHSQDPRRIYRASRALCFGMVAVNRTKVTGAPIPFGGTKQSGIGREGSRLGLEAFTEVKYVCRDWA; this is encoded by the coding sequence ATGACCAAGATGATCCCAACGCCTGCCGATGGTCTGCCCGCGCTGACCCGGGGCGAGCTGGCCCGCCATTTCGCCTATGTCGGCGGCGCATGGGTCGCTGGCGCGCAGAGCGATGACTTCAAGGTGACTGACCCGGCAAGCGGTGCGGTCTTGGGGTCGGTTGCCAAGCTTAACGCCGACGACAGCCGCGCCGCGGTGGATGCCGCCCATGCCGCCTTTCCCCATTGGGCCGGCCTGTTGCCGCAAGAGCGTGGTGCCATCCTGCGCCGCTGGCGCGATCTGATGTTGGAAAACCGCGAGGATCTGGCCCGGATCATGACCGCCGAACAGGGCAAACCCATCTCCGAGTCGCGCGGAGAGATCGACTATGCCGCGTCTTTCTTTGAGTTCTATTCCGAAGAGGCGCGCCGCCCCAACATCGAAGGCGTCACCTCGCACTTGCCGGATGCCGAGGTGGAAATCTGGCGCGAGCCGGTGGGTGTAGCCGCACTGATCACCCCGTGGAACTTCCCCTCCGCCATGCTGACCCGCAAGGCAGGTGCCGCGCTGGCGGCGGGCTGCACCGTAGTGGCGCATCCTTCGGCAGAGACGCCGTTCTCGGCGCTGGCACTGGCCGAATTGGGCGAACAGGCGGGGCTGCCGAAAGGCGTGTTCAACGTCGTCACCGGGGAGGCCCCCGAGATCGTGAAACCTTGGATGGAAGACACCCGCGTGCGGGCCATCTCCTTCACCGGCTCCACCGAGATCGGAAAACTGCTGTATCGTCAAGCATCCGACAGCGTGAAACGCTTGGTCCTCGAACTGGGTGGCCATGCGCCTTTCATCATGTTCGATGATGCCGATATGGACCGCGCGGTCGAAGAGGCGATCAAGGCCAAGTTCGCCACCTCCGGTCAAGACTGCCTCGGTGCCAACCGCTTCTTTATTGCCCGCGACAGCTATGCGACCTTCTGCGCGCGATTCACCGCAGCGACGCAGGCGCTGACCGTGGGCGTCGGCGCGGATGATCCCGACATCGGGCCGTTGATGAACGAGAAAGCCGTCGCCAAACAAGAAGAGCACGTCAAAGATGCGCTTGACCGTGGGGCGCGGCTGCTTTGTGGTGGCAAGCGGCACGCGGCGGGGCCGCTGTTCTTTGAACCGACGGTGCTGGCGGATGTGCCTGCCGACGCGCTGATCATGCGCGAAGAGACCTTTGGCCCCGTGGCCGCCATCGCGGCCTTCGACAGTGAGGATGAGGCGATCACACGGGCCAATGACACGGAGTACGGGTTGGTGGCCTATGTCCACAGCCAAGACCCACGCCGCATCTACCGCGCCAGCCGGGCGCTGTGTTTCGGCATGGTGGCGGTGAACCGCACCAAGGTGACCGGCGCGCCGATCCCCTTTGGCGGGACGAAACAATCGGGCATCGGACGCGAAGGGTCGCGGCTGGGGCTCGAAGCCTTTACGGAAGTCAAATACGTCTGCCGTGACTGGGCCTAA